A genomic stretch from Neospora caninum Liverpool complete genome, chromosome III includes:
- a CDS encoding agap001401-PA, related, producing MVFPAAKLFSVAIRQLSKPMASYMQKRAQNSDGFKAVCVGIASRYNGVEQLILNRFYGRSNKSAPVRKLNEAKAIQLGATVFGEFVIFGIAAVALGFEYRRSLLKEAAKERELLERLYVLEAQILQLQAENDRVLTSLFPHEKHAREEVDVNIDQGRGWLSWLAQPITGLFVSPEGGAKGDGKVSSVQSAQDSGSDPSRHIPPPPDLARVLPKHPAEVGSVSLSFPASTARPTFPPPKASDVTASLPGTEESDSRLAAELPHVREQGHSGSSNRREGTSTRLCEALPITDQDVTKRDSSSSKGDAPVVPKLAGARATADVPETDSGPRSRE from the exons ATGGTGTTTCCTGCGGCGAAGCTCTTTTCGGTCGCCATCCGTCAGCTGTCCAAGCCGATGGCCTCTTACATGCAGAAAAGGGCACAGAACAGCGACGGGTTCAAGGCCGTTTGCGTCGGGATAGCCAGTCGATACAACGGGGTTGAGCAGCTGATCCTGAATCGGTTCTACGGCCGCAGCAATAAAAGTGCGCCTGTTCGCAAACTGAATGAGGCAAAAGCCATCCAACTCGGCGCCACTGTCTTTGGAGAGTTCGTCATCTTCGGGATCGCTG CTGTCGCTCTGGGCTTCGAGTATCGACGGAGTCTGTTGAAAGAGGCGGCAAAGGAGCGAGAACTGCTCGAACGACTTTACGTGTTGGAG GCTCAGATTCTTCAGCTCCAGGCAGAGAATGATCGCGTACTTACAAGTCTCTTTCCGCATGAGAAGCATGCGCGCGAGGAAGTCGATGTCAACATTGACCAAGGCCGGG GATGGCTTTCCTGGCTGGCGCAGCCCATAACAGGTTTATTCGTCTCCCCGGAGGGTGGTGCCAAAGGAGACGGCAAGGTTTCTTCAGTTCAATCGGCGCAAGACAGTGGCAGCGATCCGTCCCGACACATCCCACCTCCGCCCGACCTGGCACGCGTCCTCCCGAAGCATCCGGCCGAAGTTGGCTCTGTTTCGCTGTCGTTCCCTGCTTCAACCGCCCGGCCAACCTTTCCCCCTCCTAAAGCCTCGGATGTCACGGCCAGCTTGCCCGGCACCGAGGAATCTGACTCCCGTCTTGCGGCAGAACTCCCACATGTGCGCGAGCAGGGGCATTCAGGCTCGTCGAATCGACGCGAAGGGACCAGTACTCGGCTCTGCGAAGCTCTGCCCATCACTGATCAAGACGTGACGAAACGGGACTCATCCTCTTcaaaaggcgacgcgcccgTGGTGCCAAAACTCGCCGGAGCGCGCGCAACGGCAGATGTTCCGGAAACGGACAGCGGACCTCGAAGCCGTGAATAG
- a CDS encoding putative SRS14 produces the protein MHIALCDTECPVGRAVSRPSSNGLKSRGRSAVSLASPRYVSLPLLSLLVAVLVQPQLSVGKEDSTEYPMCTSAEKPLTLRITEAVTPTDSKNGFVTFRCAEQASLLPAKPAGTVYTQFCKDSDCTKAASLTKNQLKLEEVTVPEQEPEPEPEPEPEPEPEPESETKVEEEKEPQPAVVSTDAVQRVGKMYKLSATELPEKPFTAYFICVTPSEPPLHTSKRSGLAAKSIAGDKCKVQVSIYGKTKLVLSSKGKVDLQNGSSSSYRVHTRKEPGRPQMSCSIPVCTRRRQTVQG, from the coding sequence ATGCACATCGCCCTGTGCGACACGGAATGCCCCGTCGGGCGGGCCGTTTCAAGGCCAAGCTCGAACGGGCTGAAATCGCGAGGCAGGAGTGCTGTTAGCCTTGCCAGTCCTCGGTATGTCTCCCTGCCTCTGTTGTCTTTGCTTGTTGCTGTTCTGGTGCAGCCTCAACTGTCCGTGGGCAAAGAGGACAGCACGGAGTATCCAATGTGCACTTCTGCAGAAAAACCTCTGACACTGCGAATCACCGAGGCCGTCACACCGACTGACTCGAAAAATGGATTCGTAACCTTCCGATGCGCAGAACaagcttcgcttcttccggcCAAACCAGCTGGAACCGTGTACACTCAATTCTGTAAAGACTCGGACTGCACAAAGGCAGCCTCCTTGACCAAAAACCAGCTGAAACTCGAAGAGGTCACCGTACCGGAACAGGAACCGGAACCCGAACCGGAACCGGAACCCGAACCGGAACCCGAGCCCGAATCGGAAACGAAAgtggaagaggaaaaagaaccgCAACCCGCGGTTGTATCAACAGATGCTGTGCAACGGGTAGGGAAAATGTACAAGCTTAGTGCTACAGAACTGCCTGAAAAGCCGTTCACCGCCTACTTCATTTGCGTGACGCCATCCGAGCCACCGTTGCACACGTCTAAAAGGTCTGGCTTGGCTGCGAAGTCTATTGCTGGAGACAAATGCAAAGTGCAAGTCTCAATTTATGGGAAAACGAAGCTCGTACTCAGCAGTAAAGGTAAGGTGGACCTGCAAAATGGGTCGTCATCGTCATACAGGGTGCACACGCGTAAGGAACCGGGACGTCCGCAGATGAGTTGTTCGATCCCGGTATGTACCAGACGTCGGCAAACAGTTCAGGGGTGA